In Phyllopteryx taeniolatus isolate TA_2022b chromosome 22, UOR_Ptae_1.2, whole genome shotgun sequence, one DNA window encodes the following:
- the LOC133472067 gene encoding protein BTG3-like, whose amino-acid sequence MLRFLNLALPWRGKKRRQYGHLFSTTVTLGTFQNMEQEITDAVFPIMTTLVSKDVAFQKTELFIKRLSLALQRKFEGHWYPENPSKGEAYRCIRVNRHNRNDPELLRACHESGLRFCDLRLPLDFTLWINPGEAFCRIGEENPPFSVATVAAMYEEYLGAHPPNTSDGEMSDSDSSSSSDGEDALSCFSMSNCTQLNPLAPAWYPSGFPKPTRTRLVCRGTRERFLPLNICRHYQCATAARQIKMK is encoded by the exons ATGCTGCGTTTTCTTAATTTGGCACTCCCTtggcgggggaaaaaaagaagacaatatGGACACCTTTTTTCCACAACGGTCACGTTgggaacatttcaaaatatggaACAAGAAATAACCGATGCTGTGTTTCCAATAATGACCACACTTGTTTCCAAAGACGTGGCATTCCAAAAAACAGAACTCTTTATCAAGAGGCTAAGTCTTGCATTGCAGAGGAAATTTGAGGGTCACTGGTACCCCGAAAATCCCAGCAAGGGGGAAGCGTACAG GTGTATACGGGTGAACCGGCACAACAGGAATGACCCAGAACTCCTTCGGGCCTGCCACGAGAGCGGGCTGCGGTTCTGTGACCTGCGACTGCCCCTTGACTTCACGCTGTGGATAAACCCCGGTGAGGCTTTTTGCAG GATTGGTGAGGAAAACCCTCCATTCTCAGTGGCTACCGTGGCTGCCATGTATGAGGAATACTTGGGCGCACACCCGCCCAACACTTCGGACGGCGAGATGTCCGACTCCGactcgtcttcctcctcagaTGGCGAGGACGCACTCTCTTGTTTTTCCATGAGCAACTGCACACAG ttgaatcCACTCGCTCCCGCCTGGTATCCCTCCGGCTTTCCCAAACCCACTCGCACCCGCTTGGTCTGTCGAGGTACCAGGGAAAGGTTCCTTCCGTTGAACATTTGCAGGCATTATCAGTGTGCTACTGCAGcaaggcaaataaaaatgaaataa
- the msrb3 gene encoding methionine-R-sulfoxide reductase B3 isoform X1, producing the protein MSGFNLLHLISKSQPVTLRSCSLPSGAARSKKTWPVTFSQEEMKKRLTPKQYHVTQERGTESAFTGEFTYHNEEGTYTCVVCGAPLFSSKSKFDSGSGWPSFFDLVKQETIAVSDDFSYGMHRVETTCGQCGAHLGHLFDDGPKPTGKRYCINSASLSFQPKDVEGASGSASTGAAADSSMAEGRTEL; encoded by the exons ATGTCGGGCTTCAATCTGCTCCATCTAATAAGCAAGAGTCAGCCTGTGACTCTGAGGTCCTGCAGTCTTCCCTCAG GAGCTGCCCGAAGCAAGAAGACATGGCCCGTGACCTTCTCTCAGGAGGAGATGAAGAAACGTCTCACGCCCAAGCAGTATCATGTGACCCAGGAGCGAGGAACAGAAag CGCCTTCACAGGAGAGTTCACGTACCACAATGAAGAGGGAACCTACACGTGTGTCGTGTGCGGGGCGCCATTGTTCAG ctCCAAATCCAAATTTGACTCAGGATCAG GCTGGCCTTCCTTCTTTGACCTTGTGAAACAGGAGACCATCGCTGTGTCAGATGATTTCTCCTATGGCATGCATAGAGTGGAGACCACCTGTGGCCAG TGCGGAGCCCATCTTGGACACCTGTTCGATGACGGCCCAAAACCCACCGGAAAACGTTACTGCATCAACTCGGCCTCGCTGTCGTTCCAACCTAAAGATGTTGAGGGGGCCTCTGGCTCCGCCTCCACGGGTGCCGCCGCCGACTCCTCGATGGCCGAGGGGAGGACGGAACTGTAA
- the msrb3 gene encoding methionine-R-sulfoxide reductase B3 isoform X3, whose amino-acid sequence MAALLRRGLFLASHRVIEQGSSSVCRPAVSAIWLGAARSKKTWPVTFSQEEMKKRLTPKQYHVTQERGTESAFTGEFTYHNEEGTYTCVVCGAPLFSSKSKFDSGSGWPSFFDLVKQETIAVSDDFSYGMHRVETTCGQCGAHLGHLFDDGPKPTGKRYCINSASLSFQPKDVEGASGSASTGAAADSSMAEGRTEL is encoded by the exons ATGGCCGCCCTGCTCAGACGTGGGCTCTTCCTGGCCTCGCACCGTGTCATTGAGCAAGGCAGCAGCTCGGTCTGCCGCCCTGCAGTGTCTGCCATTTGGCTAG GAGCTGCCCGAAGCAAGAAGACATGGCCCGTGACCTTCTCTCAGGAGGAGATGAAGAAACGTCTCACGCCCAAGCAGTATCATGTGACCCAGGAGCGAGGAACAGAAag CGCCTTCACAGGAGAGTTCACGTACCACAATGAAGAGGGAACCTACACGTGTGTCGTGTGCGGGGCGCCATTGTTCAG ctCCAAATCCAAATTTGACTCAGGATCAG GCTGGCCTTCCTTCTTTGACCTTGTGAAACAGGAGACCATCGCTGTGTCAGATGATTTCTCCTATGGCATGCATAGAGTGGAGACCACCTGTGGCCAG TGCGGAGCCCATCTTGGACACCTGTTCGATGACGGCCCAAAACCCACCGGAAAACGTTACTGCATCAACTCGGCCTCGCTGTCGTTCCAACCTAAAGATGTTGAGGGGGCCTCTGGCTCCGCCTCCACGGGTGCCGCCGCCGACTCCTCGATGGCCGAGGGGAGGACGGAACTGTAA
- the msrb3 gene encoding methionine-R-sulfoxide reductase B3 isoform X2: protein MKKRLTPKQYHVTQERGTESAFTGEFTYHNEEGTYTCVVCGAPLFSSKSKFDSGSGWPSFFDLVKQETIAVSDDFSYGMHRVETTCGQCGAHLGHLFDDGPKPTGKRYCINSASLSFQPKDVEGASGSASTGAAADSSMAEGRTEL from the exons ATGAAGAAACGTCTCACGCCCAAGCAGTATCATGTGACCCAGGAGCGAGGAACAGAAag CGCCTTCACAGGAGAGTTCACGTACCACAATGAAGAGGGAACCTACACGTGTGTCGTGTGCGGGGCGCCATTGTTCAG ctCCAAATCCAAATTTGACTCAGGATCAG GCTGGCCTTCCTTCTTTGACCTTGTGAAACAGGAGACCATCGCTGTGTCAGATGATTTCTCCTATGGCATGCATAGAGTGGAGACCACCTGTGGCCAG TGCGGAGCCCATCTTGGACACCTGTTCGATGACGGCCCAAAACCCACCGGAAAACGTTACTGCATCAACTCGGCCTCGCTGTCGTTCCAACCTAAAGATGTTGAGGGGGCCTCTGGCTCCGCCTCCACGGGTGCCGCCGCCGACTCCTCGATGGCCGAGGGGAGGACGGAACTGTAA
- the tmbim4 gene encoding protein lifeguard 4 — translation MSSEKYPRSSIEDDFNYGTNVATASVQIRMDFLRKVYTLLSLQIILTTGTSALFMFSQTIKEFVHASPAVVLVSALGSLVLLLALAVYRHKHPVNLYLLLVFTLLEAISVATALTFYEYSTVLQALFLTCAVFAALTAYTFQSKRDFTKLGAALFTCLWILLIASVMRVFFNSDSTELLFAGTGALVFCGFIIYDTHLLMKQLSPEEHILASINLYLDIVNLFLHILRILDSMKKH, via the exons ATGAGCAGTGAAAAATACCCGAGGTCGTCGATTGAAGATGACTTCAACTATGGCACAAATGTTGCCACTGCCAGTGTCCAAATACGTATGG ACTTCCTGCGGAAGGTATACACCCTCCTGAGCTTGCAGATCATTCTGACGACGGGCACGTCTGCCCTTTTTATGTTCTCTCAGACCATCAAGGAGTTTGTCCATGCCAG CcctgctgttgttttggtttctGCTCTGGGCTCTCTGGTCCTGCTTCTGGCCTTGGCCGTGTACCGACACAAGCATCCAGTCAACCTCTACCTGCTGCTTGTATTT ACTTTACTGGAGGCGATCTCTGTTGCCACAGCTT TGACTTTCTACGAGTACTCCACTGTGCTCCAAGCCTTGTTCCTGACCTGCGCCGTGTTCGCCGCACTGACCGCCTACACCTTCCAGTCCAAGAGAGATTTCACCAAACTGGGAGCAGC GCTTTTTACCTGCTTGTGGATCCTCCTAATTGCAAGTGTTATGAGG GTGTTTTTCAACAGCGACAGCACCGAGCTGCTGTTCGCCGGGACCGGGGCACTCGTCTTCTGTGGCTTCATCATCTACGACACCCACCTGCTGATGAAGCAGCTCTCCCCCGAGGAGCACATCCTGGCCTCCATCAACCTCTACCTGGACATCGTCAACCTCTTCCTTCACATTTTGCGTATCCTGGACTCGATGAAGAAGCACTAA
- the lemd3 gene encoding inner nuclear membrane protein Man1: protein MASTQLTDEELYSELKRLGFTPGPVTEHTRPVYLKKLKKLREEHQRGVRAAKTRSGAVVNSGGGNTAGARPASHNVTHLSSSRRPGRKSTVLGFSSDESDAEAPLKKKALNHSDGVQRRSPALKIKLDREKSRHGAGSPLNSNNSTLGPGGNRRVSSGWELGVKSSLEADGRDYDESEDEFEGGEEKSSRSLNGSRASYLNTRKLAGNYSDEDEEVWGLGGDRQRGSLEPRRGRAKEAFLAPSPPGSLNMVRRRKEEEEEGDDTERIFPRKSIYVSLSENHREDAERNNHAVGEDASRFSIGLRPRFSNYSSLAHTYRGNHSNHTAPNHSYTQPLKEKLSAAPEDELFQQFKREEVATSSSFSAHYLSMFLLTAACLFFLVLGLMYLRMRGTGSSEVDVVIKSHPFGREFDTTHDKTVRDLILKLLLNLHDHLAHIAGQHDCGDQQYPNRSLSIDEASEYLTAQNKEFGDLIFTSLEWIIRTGQDIGIRLTGQAADEPMTDVAEIARLESTHPRMAFTCRFRRAFLTVISRVSLFAAVVGGVWGLVCYVKYRWKREEEETRQMYHMVERIIDVLRSHNEACQENQDLQPYLPIPHVRDSLVQPQDRKKMQRIWERAVRFLSANESRIRTESQKIGGSDFLVWRWIQPSLSCDKTSSIPSKVWQGKAFPLDRRNSPPNSLTPCLKIRNMFDPVMEVGENWDLAIHEAILEKCSDNNGIVHIAVDKNSREGCVYVKCLSAEHSGKAFKALHGSWFDGKLVTVKYLRLDRYHQRFPQAQACSTPLKASNLQRNATNTMASSQTRGSATSSGFS, encoded by the exons ATGGCGTCAACGCAGTTAACGGACGAGGAGCTTTACTCCGAATTGAAGCGCCTCGGTTTCACTCCGGGTCCGGTTACCGAACACACTCGTCCGGTGTATTTGAAGAAGCTGAAGAAGCTTCGCGAAGAGCACCAGCGAGGAGTTCGAGCCGCTAAAACCCGCAGCGGCGCGGTCGTCAATAGCGGCGGCGGCAACACGGCGGGAGCCAGGCCAGCCAGCCACAACGTCACGCACCTGAGCTCCAGCAGGAGACCGGGCCGGAAGTCCACCGTCCTCGGCTTCAGCTCGGACGAGTCCGACGCCGAGGCTCCCCTGAAAAAGAAGGCTCTCAACCACAGCGACGGGGTGCAGCGGAGGAGCCCGGCTCTGAAGATAAAGCTCGATAGAGAGAAAAGTCGACATGGCGCGGGGAGTCCACTGAACAGCAACAACTCAACGTTGGGTCCGGGGGGGAACAGACGTGTCTCCTCGGGCTGGGAACTCGGCGTTAAATCGAGTCTCGAAGCGGATGGAAGGGATTACGACGAATCCGAGGACGAATTTGAGGGGGGCGAAGAGAAGTCCTCGCGTTCTTTAAATGGCAGTCGGGCGTCATACTTAAATACACGCAAGCTAGCCGGGAACTACTccgacgaggacgaggaggtTTGGGGCCTTGGTGGGGACCGACAGCGGGGTAGTCTGGAGCCCAGACGGGGCCGCGCGAAGGAGGCATTCTTAGCGCCGAGCCCACCCGGGAGTCTCAATATGGTGCGCAGacggaaggaggaggaggaagagggagacGACACGGAGAGAATCTTTCCGAGGAAGTCCATCTACGTGTCGCTTTCGGAGAACCACAGAGAAGACGCGGAGAGAAACAACCACGCCGTCGGCGAGGACGCCAGTCGTTTCAGCATCGGGCTGAGACCGCGATTTTCCAACTACAGCAGCCTTGCCCACACCTACAGGGGCAACCACTCCAATCACACCGCCCCCAACCACTCGTACACCCAGCCGCTGAAGGAGAAGCTGTCCGCCGCACCGGAGGATGAGCTTTTCCAGCAGTTCAAAAGGGAAGAGGTGGCGACCTCGAGCAGTTTCAGTGCCCACTACCTGTCCATGTTCCTGCTCACGGCAGCATGCCTCTTCTTCCTCGTGCTGGGCCTCATGTACCTCAGGATGAGGGGCACTGGCTCATCAGAGGTAGATGTAGTCA TTAAGAGTCACCCGTTTGGCAGAGAGTTTGACACCACGCAC GACAAGACCGTGAGGGATCTCATTTTGAAGCTGCTGCTCAATCTCCACGATCATCTGGCGCACATTGCTG GCCAACATGACTGTGGAGACCAGCAATACCCAAACAGAAGTCTGTCCATAGATGAGGCCTCTGAGTATTTGACG GCTCAGAATAAGGAGTTTGGAGACTTAATTTTCACGTCGCTTGAGTGGATCATCCGGACAGGCCAAGATATTGGGATAAG GCTGACTGGGCAGGCGGCCGACGAGCCCATGACCGACGTAGCAGAGATCGCTCGGCTCGAATCCACACATCCAAGGATGGCCTTCACGTGCCGCTTCCGCCGAGCTTTCCTCACCGTCATCAGCAGAGTCTCTCTCTTTGCAGCCG TGGTTGGTGGTGTGTGGGGTCTAGTGTGCTACGTCAAGTATCGCTGgaagagagaggaggaggaaactAGGCAAATGTATCACATGGTGGAGAGAATCATCG ATGTCCTAAGGAGCCATAATGAGGCTTGTCAAGAGAACCAAGATCTTCAGCCCTACTTGCCCATACCGCACGTCAGGGATTCACTTGTTCAGCCTCAGGACCG GAAGAAAATGCAGAGAATCTGGGAGCGCGCTGTGAGATTTCTGTCTGCCAACGAGTCCAGAATTCGAACCGAGAGCCAGAAAATCGGGGGATCAGACTTCCTCGTCTGGAGGTGGATCCAGCCGTCTCTCAGTTGCGACAAGACCTCCTCGATCCCCTCCAAAGTTTGGCAGGGAAAAG CTTTCCCTCTTGACCGACGGAATTCCCCACCAAACAGCCTGACTCCGTGTCTGAAGATCCGGAACATGTTTGACCCAGTCAT GGAGGTCGGGGAGAACTGGGATCTCGCCATCCACGAGGCCATCCTGGAGAAGTGTAGCGACAACAACGGCATTGTCCACATTGCAGTTGACAAGAACTCTCGAGAG GGCTGTGTCTATGTCAAGTGCCTCTCTGCAGAGCACTCAGGGAAAGCCTTCAAGGCACTTCATGGCTCTTGGTTTGATG GTAAGCTGGTGACGGTGAAATACCTGCGTTTGGACCGGTACCACCAGCGCTTCCCTCAGGCTCAGGCCTGCAGCACACCCCTGAAGGCCTCCAACCTCCAGAGAAACGCCACGAACACTATGGCCAGCTCGCAGACCCGCGGCTCGGCCACCTCCTCAGGCTTCTCATAA